The following coding sequences are from one Leishmania major strain Friedlin complete genome, chromosome 36 window:
- a CDS encoding trypanothione synthetase-like protein: MTVKVASEVSLLPYGEHQGSFRGVVACSNRDDGYFSGENNYVDTSIYTGFRYQCVEYARRFLLLTTGCVFANCGRASEIYAMDHITHVETGAQYTLHRHHNDGTATQKPAPGDIIIYPYHPELTPWGHVGVISFVDDNRVGIAEQNHYFGPFTSPSESYLDGERCVARYAMLTLDEATKTWRIDEPGAMPSAVGWLSYPDAPTREQIHAPFTPLPCAIKVRSTPFDQDDHPFLTHYHLHKIFDIPSGCVRHAYGMRNGTAETLVGATSAAARVLRFTLHLLFHRGRLGPAFRALPTNPLNATLPEGAGASTEACREVDALFKVLAEEDVVNATETTPDRLRQAVATYFDIPVEWVMAMERDFAKGETHMAAVVSFYPNIATDSAALEAFRAARKRSGTWAAPAVGTVPLTTAKASTPVAEEPLTLSYPATVEELPLKNPHDEAWHLATVNFGNARVMTELSQLNKVKQDLTETIALMTPSMRPFISTQYRMDFAGYLKVVEAVYGPRTGFTIVVSDDQPMDGLLRELVSTVQNLCEHVEYPVRIVNEKDLTFVNGKLHATPSAISPEAGSHMTNIAPSGAYDVNFVYALCEWPRILACREATHAALYRAAVDPASDVVFAKPLWSYLCSGAVNVSDDAERAHYSHSPRSPSVRFFDVCRRLYLLASPTQQPKTWDLEVSEYKDSCRRIHVDAETVPMHSPAHLNADSLMINLAGSCYMGHAGGTLSVESENTGIHVGHPAFLMFMFPAD; encoded by the coding sequence ATGACTGTCAAAGTCGCGTCAGAGGTGTCGCTGCTACCATATGGTGAGCATCAAGGCAGCTTTCGGGGTGTTGTGGCGTGCTCTAACCGCGATGACGGCTACTTCAGCGGCGAGAACAACTACGTGGACACGTCAATCTACACCGGCTTTCGGTACCAATGCGTTGAGTACGCGCGCCGATTTCTGCTGCTGACGACCGGCTGCGTCTTTGCGAACTGCGGCAGAGCCAGCGAGATCTACGCGATGGATCACATCACACACGTGGAGACGGGGGCGCAGTATACTCTCCATCGCCACCACAACGACGGCACAGCAACACAGAAGCCGGCGCCGGGTGACATCATCATCTACCCTTACCACCCAGAACTAACTCCATGGGGTCACGTTGGTGTCATATCCTTCGTTGACGATAACCGCGTCGGCATCGCAGAGCAGAACCACTACTTTGGCCCTTTCACCTCTCCGAGTGAGTCCTATCTCGACGGTGAGCGGTGTGTCGCACGGTACGCCATGCTCACGCTCGATGAGGCGACCAAGACATGGCGCATCGATGAACCGGGCGCGATGCCGAGTGCCGTGGGTTGGCTGTCGTACCCTGATGCACCGACCCGCGAGCAGATTCACGCGCCCTTCACGCCACTTCCCTGCGCGATCAAGGTGCGCTCGACCCCATTCGACCAAGATGACCATCCTTTTCTCACACACTACCACCTGCACAAAATCTTCGACATCCCCAGCGGATGTGTGAGGCACGCGTACGGCATGCGAAACGGAACTGCCGAAACGTTGGTAGGCGCGacaagcgccgccgcacgtgtGCTGCGGTTTACACTTCATCTTCTCTTCcatcgcggccgcctcggccCTGCCTTTCGCGCGTTACCCACGAATCCGCTGAACGCCACACTGCCGGAGGGTGCGGGTGCAAGCACAGAGGCGTGTCGCGAAGTGGACGCACTCTTCAAGGTGCTTGCCGAGGAAGATGTCGTCAATGCCACCGAGACGACCCCCGACAGGCTGCGTCAGGCTGTGGCAACTTACTTTGACATCCCAGTCGAGTGGGTGATGGCCATGGAGCGGGACTTTGCGAAAGGAGAGACACACATGGCAGCGGTCGTCAGCTTCTACCCAAACATCGCGACAGACTCGGCCGCCCTGGAGGCGtttcgcgcagcacgcaagCGTTCAGGGACAtgggcggcgccggccgTTGGGACGGTGCCGCTGACAACAGCCAAAGCCAGTACCCCCGTCGCCGAAGAGCCCCTCACCTTGAGCTACCCAGCTACTGTCGAGGAGTTACCACTCAAGAACCCTCATGATGAGGCGTGGCACCTGGCAACGGTGAATTTcggcaacgcgcgcgtcATGACAGAACTGTCGCAGCTCAATAAGGTGAAGCAGGATCTGACGGAGACGATCGCGCTCATGACACCGTCCATGCGCCCCTTCATTTCCACGCAGTATCGCATGGACTTCGCGGGCTACCTCAAGGTCGTTGAGGCCGTCTACGGCCCTCGCACTGGCTTCACGATTGTCGTGAGCGATGACCAACCGATGGACGGCTTGCTGCGGGAGCTTGTCTCGACCGTGCAGAATTTGTGCGAGCACGTCGAGTACCCGGTCCGCATTGTGAATGAAAAGGACCTGACGTTTGTGAATGGCAAGCTGCACGCCACACCGTCAGCGATCTCTCCAGAGGCGGGCAGCCACATGACCAACATCGCGCCTAGCGGGGCGTACGACGTGAACTTTGTGTACGCGCTGTGCGAATGGCCGCGCATTTTGGCGTGCAGAGAGGCCACCCACGCTGCCTTGTACCGCGCCGCTGTGGACCCAGCGTCGGATGTTGTGTTTGCGAAGCCGCTGTGGTCGTACCTCTGCTCTGGTGCGGTGAACGtcagcgacgacgcagagAGGGCGCACTACAGTCATTCGCCGCGCTCCCCGTCGGTGCGCTTCTTCgatgtgtgccgccgcctgtATCTGCTGGCAtcgccgacgcagcagccAAAAACATGGGATTTGGAAGTATCCGAGTACAAGGATAGCTGCCGCCGCATTCACGTCGACGCTGAGACGGTGCCGATGCACTCTCCAGCCCACCTCAACGCCGACTCCCTCATGATCAATCTAGCGGGGAGCTGCTACATGGGACACGCAGGCGGCACGCTGAGTGTTGAATCGGAGAACACCGGCATTCACGTTGGCCACCCGGCTTTCCTCATGTTCATGTTTCCCGCCGACTAG